From Candidatus Binatia bacterium, a single genomic window includes:
- a CDS encoding HEAT repeat domain-containing protein encodes MTTIPGKSRELHDDEAHLLAALAAIDAADGRLDAAQQTLVIEALSHPAKPARREAAVLVARLLQAKRIEASPVAAQLEGQPAARWGAAFALARAGLCDDRVVDAAVAALGDSDGDVRWAASSIVSPRARVSEGLARRLAGLSRTGAPAVRKMALLCLCDSGCTDAALFRHGLDDDDRYVRLAALACLGRIADRSQETIAGVERIASSDPYPNVRRAACAILERRLTNPAPSSTGKE; translated from the coding sequence GTGACCACGATCCCCGGCAAAAGCCGCGAGCTGCACGACGACGAGGCGCATTTGCTCGCGGCGCTGGCGGCCATCGATGCAGCGGATGGCCGCCTGGATGCAGCGCAACAGACGCTGGTCATCGAAGCCCTGTCGCATCCGGCCAAACCGGCACGGCGCGAGGCTGCCGTTCTCGTTGCGCGGCTGCTGCAGGCGAAACGGATCGAGGCATCGCCGGTCGCGGCCCAGCTCGAAGGGCAACCCGCGGCGCGCTGGGGCGCAGCGTTTGCTCTTGCCCGAGCCGGCCTCTGCGACGATCGCGTCGTCGACGCGGCGGTCGCGGCTCTCGGCGACAGCGACGGCGATGTTCGCTGGGCTGCCTCTTCGATCGTCAGCCCGCGCGCGCGTGTCTCCGAGGGTCTGGCGCGAAGGCTCGCCGGGCTTTCGCGCACCGGGGCGCCGGCCGTGCGCAAGATGGCGCTGCTGTGCCTGTGCGACAGCGGTTGCACCGACGCGGCGCTCTTCCGCCACGGACTCGACGACGACGACCGCTACGTGCGGCTCGCCGCGCTGGCGTGTCTCGGCCGCATCGCGGATCGCTCGCAGGAAACCATCGCGGGAGTCGAGCGAATCGCCTCTTCGGATCCGTACCCGAACGTCCGGCGCGCCGCCTGCGCGATCCTCGAGCGCCGGCTCACCAATCCTGCACCTTCGAGCACCGGCAAGGAGTGA
- a CDS encoding glucose 1-dehydrogenase has product MPRSVRGLFDLSGKVAVVTGASRGLGREMALAMAEAGADVVVASRKLDACVATAREIEALGRRALAHACHVGIWKDVDSLVDAAYSKFGRVDVLVNNAGMSPLYPSLDAVSEELWDKVLAVNLKGPFRLSALVGTRMQAAGGGSIINIGSIAAERPTPTETPYAAAKAGLHAITVAFAHAFGPTVRVNAIQAGPFLTDISKAWPEGVEAVLAARSALRRAGRPDEIVGTALYLASNASSFTTGAVIRVDGGQV; this is encoded by the coding sequence ATGCCCCGATCCGTGCGTGGTCTGTTCGACCTCAGCGGCAAAGTCGCCGTCGTCACCGGCGCAAGCCGCGGGCTCGGGCGGGAGATGGCGCTTGCGATGGCCGAGGCCGGCGCCGACGTCGTCGTCGCGAGCCGCAAGCTCGACGCTTGCGTGGCCACGGCGCGCGAGATCGAGGCTCTCGGTCGCCGCGCGCTTGCCCACGCCTGCCACGTCGGCATCTGGAAGGACGTCGACTCGCTGGTGGACGCGGCGTACTCGAAGTTCGGCCGTGTCGACGTGCTCGTGAACAACGCCGGAATGTCGCCGCTTTATCCGTCACTCGACGCAGTCAGCGAAGAGCTGTGGGACAAGGTGCTCGCCGTCAACCTGAAGGGGCCGTTCCGCCTTTCGGCTCTCGTCGGCACGCGGATGCAGGCCGCAGGCGGAGGATCGATCATCAACATCGGCAGCATCGCGGCCGAGCGGCCGACACCGACGGAAACGCCTTACGCCGCTGCCAAGGCCGGTCTCCATGCGATCACCGTCGCATTCGCTCACGCGTTCGGACCGACGGTTCGCGTCAACGCGATCCAGGCCGGGCCCTTTCTCACCGACATCTCGAAGGCGTGGCCGGAAGGCGTCGAAGCGGTCCTGGCGGCGCGCTCGGCACTGCGGCGGGCCGGGCGGCCCGACGAAATCGTCGGAACGGCGCTGTACCTCGCCTCGAACGCGTCCAGCTTTACCACCGGCGCGGTGATCCGGGTCGACGGAGGGCAGGTGTGA
- a CDS encoding 4a-hydroxytetrahydrobiopterin dehydratase, which translates to MTRLSQKRCTPCHDGMPSLTIPEATALVRDLDGWQLEPGPRLVKQWKLPDFASALALVNRIGAIAEAENHHPDITLGWGKVAVELWTHAARGLTENDFIVAAKIDEAQAGHH; encoded by the coding sequence ATGACTCGCCTTTCGCAGAAGCGCTGCACGCCGTGCCACGACGGGATGCCGTCGCTGACCATTCCCGAAGCGACTGCGCTGGTGCGCGATCTGGACGGCTGGCAGCTCGAGCCGGGGCCCCGTCTGGTCAAGCAGTGGAAACTGCCCGACTTCGCGTCGGCCCTCGCGCTGGTCAATCGCATCGGGGCGATTGCCGAGGCCGAAAACCATCATCCCGACATCACGCTCGGATGGGGAAAAGTGGCGGTCGAGCTGTGGACGCACGCGGCGCGGGGGCTGACCGAGAACGATTTCATCGTCGCGGCCAAAATCGACGAAGCCCAGGCCGGGCACCACTGA
- a CDS encoding DoxX family protein, producing the protein MHWIQLLTAAFLAVLFLQSGLDKLIDRDGNAAWLREHFQASPLAGQVELMLTVVTVFEILAGTLSGLGTVALLLWGGRSFAYAGAIVAGVTIVMLFLGQRVAKDYAGAAVLVPYFLLTLVALQVLQ; encoded by the coding sequence ATGCACTGGATCCAGCTTCTGACCGCGGCTTTCCTGGCCGTGCTTTTCCTGCAGTCGGGCCTCGACAAGCTGATCGATCGCGACGGGAACGCAGCGTGGTTGCGCGAACATTTTCAGGCTTCCCCGCTGGCCGGCCAGGTGGAATTGATGCTGACGGTGGTCACCGTCTTCGAAATCCTTGCCGGAACGCTGAGCGGGCTCGGCACCGTCGCGCTGCTGCTGTGGGGAGGACGAAGCTTTGCCTACGCGGGCGCGATTGTCGCGGGCGTCACGATCGTGATGCTGTTCCTCGGCCAGCGTGTCGCCAAGGACTACGCGGGAGCGGCCGTGCTCGTGCCGTACTTCCTGCTGACGCTCGTCGCGTTGCAGGTGCTCCAGTAG
- a CDS encoding DEAD/DEAH box helicase — MQDLGFHPLVRDWFEQSFRAPTAVQKEGWRSIAAGRDTLVAAPTGSGKTLAAFLWSLDELVREAGDGSLADTIHTLYVSPLKALGNDIEKNLAVPLAGIRALAKERGEPLGEIRVAVRSGDTSQRERAMQLRHPPHILITTPESLFILLTAERSRRLLAGIRRVIVDEIHAIAQDKRGLHLALSLERLDREAGRPVARIGLSATQKPIDEIARLLVGAGRLDGDGNAICTIVDSGHRRPLDLRVEIPDFELGPVATHELAAAIHDRIATLAGEHRSLIVFVNTRRMVERVAHALGERLGKEKVAAHHGSLSREARLEAEQKLKSGEVPVVVATASLELGIDVGHVDLVCHLGVARRIATFLQRVGRAGHWLGAVPRAVVFPGTRDELLQAAATVRATLAGELDAIQLPRPARDVLAQHIVSIAAACEIGVDELFTLVTRAFVYRDFPRSEFDAIVEMLSEGVSARRGRRGAHLHFDRVGGVIRARRGARLAAITSGGAIPDTADYDVVLEPDGTLLGKVNEDFAVESLAGDIIQLGNHSWRVRRVETGRMRVEDAGVTPPTIPFWLGEGPGRSIELSTAVGDLRREIAARRHDVEGAVRWLVAETRVSREGAIQLVAYVRDGIASLGAVPAPDTIIAERFFDEAGGMQLVLHAPFGARINRAFGLALRKRFCVSFDFELQAAATDDGILISLGEQHSFPLESVFRFVRPATFRDDLVQAALQSPMFTNRWRWNASRALVLLRFRGGRKVPVALQRMQAEDLLAAVFPEQAGCQDNHPGRIEPPSHPLVDETIDDCLYEAMDTEGLAQVLAAIDDGRIRTIAVETPAPSPFAHELLGAGPYAFLDDAPLEERRARAVSLRRTDAVSTGDIGALDRAAIDEVRRQAWPQARTADEVHDALLTLGLVPIRDALAWSAHIETLIASRRATRLVAGGREAAVVATEYVRAIRMLFPAAHVEPEVPDISIPSRGGALDEEQAALDVVRGWMDSVGPATAAALAARIGLAPERVDAALARLESQGCVLQGSFTDEAPGEIEWCERGLLARIHRLTIGRLRSEIEPVSSADFVRFLLRWQHVHDNSQLHGRDGVRSIVAQLSGLELPATAWERDVLPARIDNYDGADLEQLCLSGEVAWGRLAPSLSDEDDEAAVARRRRTRGPTRSAPIAFCLRSVLEDLLQPVAPGVSLEDSLTAAGCAVLRALEARGASFLADLSRATGKLAAEVEDALWELVACGLVTGDGIAGLRALLQRDDRRKARTTNVGAAAASLGLSGGARPRAGAGGARARAVAGTRLRAISGRSSRRLLPTGRWSLLRAGLEPVAADDETDARTATRLLHRYGVVFRDVVLRERGLPPWRRILWALRRMEARGVVRGGRFVAGFVGEQFALPHAVEALRAVRREDGSAEIAVVSAADPLNLLGTIVPGARLSPTSSAVIAYRGGSVIEVGELGEVRSRLQSFGGRFAEGAASRRRGPART, encoded by the coding sequence GTGCAGGATCTCGGCTTCCACCCTCTCGTGCGCGACTGGTTCGAGCAGTCGTTCCGCGCGCCGACGGCGGTCCAGAAGGAGGGCTGGCGCAGCATCGCCGCCGGACGCGACACGCTCGTTGCCGCCCCTACCGGCTCGGGCAAGACGCTGGCGGCGTTCCTGTGGTCGCTCGACGAGCTGGTGCGCGAAGCGGGCGACGGCTCGCTCGCCGACACGATCCACACGCTTTACGTCTCGCCGCTGAAAGCTCTCGGCAACGACATCGAGAAAAACCTCGCGGTGCCGCTGGCCGGCATCCGCGCGCTTGCCAAAGAGCGCGGCGAGCCTCTCGGCGAGATCCGCGTCGCCGTGCGAAGCGGCGACACCTCGCAGCGCGAGCGCGCGATGCAGCTGCGCCATCCGCCGCACATCCTGATCACGACTCCCGAGTCGCTGTTCATCCTGCTGACAGCCGAGCGCAGCCGCCGCCTGCTGGCCGGCATCCGTCGCGTCATCGTCGACGAGATCCACGCGATCGCGCAGGACAAGCGCGGTCTCCACCTCGCGCTGTCGCTCGAGCGCCTCGACCGCGAAGCCGGTCGCCCCGTTGCACGCATCGGCCTTTCCGCAACGCAAAAGCCGATCGACGAGATCGCGCGGCTGCTCGTCGGCGCCGGACGCCTCGACGGCGACGGCAACGCGATCTGCACGATCGTCGACAGCGGCCATCGCCGCCCGCTCGACCTGCGCGTGGAAATCCCCGATTTCGAGCTGGGACCCGTTGCGACCCACGAGCTCGCGGCGGCGATTCACGATCGCATCGCGACACTGGCCGGCGAGCACCGCTCACTGATCGTGTTCGTCAATACCAGGCGCATGGTCGAGCGCGTCGCGCATGCGCTCGGCGAGAGGCTCGGCAAGGAGAAAGTGGCGGCGCACCACGGCAGCCTCTCGCGCGAGGCGCGGCTGGAGGCCGAGCAGAAACTGAAATCCGGCGAAGTGCCCGTGGTGGTCGCGACCGCATCCCTCGAGCTCGGCATCGACGTTGGTCACGTCGACCTCGTGTGCCATCTCGGTGTTGCGCGCAGGATCGCGACGTTCCTCCAGCGTGTCGGTCGCGCCGGGCACTGGCTCGGTGCGGTGCCGCGTGCCGTCGTGTTCCCCGGAACACGCGATGAGCTGCTGCAGGCCGCGGCAACGGTCCGTGCGACGCTTGCCGGAGAGCTCGACGCGATCCAGCTGCCGCGCCCGGCGCGCGACGTTCTCGCGCAGCACATCGTCTCGATTGCCGCCGCCTGCGAGATCGGCGTCGACGAGCTGTTCACGCTGGTGACTCGCGCGTTCGTCTATCGCGATTTCCCGCGCAGCGAGTTCGATGCCATCGTCGAGATGCTTTCCGAAGGCGTCAGCGCCAGGCGCGGACGGCGCGGCGCTCATCTGCACTTCGACCGCGTCGGCGGGGTGATCCGCGCGCGTCGCGGCGCCCGCCTCGCTGCGATCACGTCGGGCGGCGCGATCCCCGACACTGCCGACTACGACGTCGTGCTCGAGCCCGACGGCACCCTGCTCGGCAAGGTCAACGAGGATTTCGCGGTCGAGAGCCTGGCAGGCGACATCATCCAGCTCGGCAACCATTCGTGGCGGGTGCGCCGCGTCGAGACGGGACGAATGAGGGTCGAAGACGCGGGAGTGACGCCGCCGACGATCCCTTTCTGGCTCGGCGAAGGCCCCGGACGCTCGATCGAGCTGTCCACTGCCGTCGGCGATCTGCGCCGCGAGATCGCCGCGCGCCGCCACGACGTCGAGGGCGCGGTGCGCTGGCTCGTCGCCGAGACCCGGGTATCGCGCGAGGGCGCGATCCAGCTCGTCGCGTACGTGCGCGACGGCATTGCCTCGCTCGGCGCCGTGCCCGCGCCCGACACGATCATCGCCGAGCGCTTTTTCGACGAAGCAGGCGGCATGCAGCTCGTGCTGCACGCCCCGTTCGGCGCGCGCATCAATCGCGCGTTCGGGCTGGCGCTGCGCAAGCGCTTCTGCGTTTCGTTCGATTTCGAGCTGCAGGCCGCCGCGACCGATGACGGCATCCTGATTTCGCTCGGTGAGCAGCACAGCTTTCCGCTGGAGTCGGTGTTCCGTTTCGTCAGGCCGGCCACGTTCCGTGACGACCTCGTTCAGGCCGCGCTGCAGTCGCCGATGTTCACGAACCGCTGGCGCTGGAACGCCTCGCGCGCGCTGGTGCTGCTGCGATTCCGCGGCGGCCGCAAGGTGCCGGTCGCGTTGCAGCGCATGCAGGCAGAGGACCTGCTGGCCGCCGTCTTTCCCGAGCAGGCCGGCTGCCAGGACAATCACCCGGGCCGCATCGAGCCGCCGTCGCATCCGCTGGTCGACGAGACGATCGACGATTGCCTGTACGAGGCGATGGACACCGAAGGTCTCGCGCAGGTGCTTGCAGCCATCGACGACGGGAGGATCCGCACGATCGCCGTCGAGACGCCCGCGCCGTCGCCCTTCGCGCACGAGCTGCTCGGCGCGGGGCCTTACGCCTTTCTCGACGACGCGCCGCTCGAGGAACGCCGCGCTCGCGCCGTGAGCCTTCGACGGACCGATGCCGTCTCTACGGGCGACATCGGCGCTCTGGATCGCGCCGCCATCGACGAGGTGCGGCGCCAGGCGTGGCCCCAGGCGAGGACGGCCGACGAAGTGCACGATGCGCTGCTGACGCTCGGGCTGGTTCCGATTCGGGATGCGCTTGCGTGGAGCGCGCACATCGAAACGCTGATCGCATCGCGGCGCGCGACTCGACTGGTTGCAGGAGGGCGCGAGGCAGCCGTCGTTGCCACGGAATACGTTCGCGCGATTCGCATGCTGTTCCCCGCGGCGCACGTCGAACCGGAAGTTCCGGATATTTCGATCCCCTCCCGCGGCGGTGCCCTCGACGAAGAGCAGGCGGCTCTCGACGTGGTGCGCGGGTGGATGGACAGCGTCGGCCCAGCCACTGCTGCCGCCCTCGCCGCACGAATCGGCCTTGCGCCGGAGCGCGTCGATGCGGCCCTTGCGCGCCTGGAATCCCAAGGCTGCGTGTTGCAGGGAAGTTTCACCGACGAGGCGCCCGGGGAAATCGAGTGGTGCGAGCGCGGCCTGCTGGCGCGAATCCACCGCCTGACTATCGGGCGCCTGCGAAGCGAGATCGAGCCGGTGTCCTCCGCCGATTTCGTGCGCTTCCTGCTGCGCTGGCAGCACGTGCACGACAACTCGCAGCTGCACGGCCGCGATGGCGTGCGCAGCATCGTCGCCCAGCTTTCGGGCCTGGAGCTGCCGGCGACGGCGTGGGAGCGCGACGTGCTGCCGGCGCGCATCGACAATTACGACGGCGCCGATCTCGAGCAGCTGTGCCTGAGCGGAGAAGTCGCGTGGGGTCGCCTGGCACCGAGCCTGTCTGACGAAGACGACGAAGCTGCAGTCGCGCGCCGGCGTCGCACGCGGGGACCGACGCGCTCTGCGCCGATCGCGTTCTGCCTGCGCAGCGTGCTCGAGGATCTTCTCCAGCCGGTCGCGCCGGGCGTGAGCCTCGAAGATTCGCTTACGGCCGCCGGCTGCGCCGTCTTGCGCGCGCTCGAGGCCCGCGGTGCATCCTTCCTCGCCGATCTTTCGCGGGCCACGGGCAAGCTCGCGGCCGAAGTCGAAGACGCGCTGTGGGAGCTGGTTGCCTGCGGGCTGGTGACCGGCGACGGCATCGCGGGCCTGCGTGCCCTGCTGCAGCGCGACGACCGGCGAAAAGCGCGCACGACCAATGTCGGCGCAGCCGCGGCAAGCCTCGGACTTTCCGGCGGCGCGCGCCCGCGCGCCGGTGCCGGCGGCGCGCGCGCGCGCGCCGTTGCCGGCACCCGCCTTCGCGCCATTTCCGGCCGCAGCAGCCGGCGCCTGCTGCCGACCGGGCGCTGGTCGCTGCTGCGCGCGGGCCTGGAGCCTGTCGCGGCCGACGACGAGACCGACGCGCGCACCGCCACGCGTCTGCTGCATCGCTACGGTGTCGTCTTCCGCGACGTGGTCCTTCGCGAGCGGGGACTACCGCCGTGGCGTCGCATCCTGTGGGCGCTGCGCCGAATGGAAGCGCGAGGCGTCGTGCGTGGCGGCCGCTTCGTTGCCGGCTTCGTCGGTGAGCAGTTCGCGCTGCCTCATGCGGTCGAGGCGCTGCGAGCGGTGCGGCGCGAGGACGGCTCCGCCGAAATCGCGGTCGTCTCGGCGGCAGACCCGCTCAATCTTCTCGGGACGATCGTGCCGGGCGCGCGCCTCTCACCCACCAGCTCGGCGGTCATCGCCTACCGCGGCGGCAGCGTCATCGAGGTCGGAGAGCTCGGCGAAGTGCGAAGCCGCCTGCAGTCCTTCGGCGGACGTTTTGCCGAAGGAGCAGCGTCGCGGCGCCGGGGTCCGGCAAGAACATGA